The DNA region CCATGTGTTGTATGCACAAGATGGCAGCTTTCGGCAGGCACCAATCCAACCCTGAATGGCCACTTTGGTGGCGAATGCTGCCGCTATTGTGCTGAACCAGCTTGTAATCCCGAGCCGGACGTGCAAACGCCGGCGAAGATCAACTTGAGCCAGATCCTCGCCGACCAGACGTCGGAATCAAACGGGTCGAAGGCCATATATGGCTCGCCAGCTTCAGCACTGTGATCTGGGATATTTTCGACCTGGAGCAGAGGACCTTGCAAACCAACGACAACCCGCTCGGCACGAGGTTGTCACCCATGTGTTAGGTACGTTTTGTTACCGATGTCTTCTCTATTCGGCGTGTTGGCGTCAAGCACTTACGAGCGTCTCCACCTCTTTGGGGCATGACATCTTCCGCAGGTCCTCGCTTCTCTTCGGGATCGGCGTTTCGCCCTCCCAGCATGGGGTTAGGAGAATGGGGCGGTTCAATCTCCGGGACGTGATTACCGCGTGATGCGATCGGCACAGACATAGGTTCGAACTTGCCTCATCCATCGTCCTGCGAAGGACGTCCTTCCGCCAACTGGCGGAACTATGTGTCTTTCTCCTTCTGACCTCTTGTCAGCTCGCTGATGTCATGGCTTCCCGCGTCCAGCGGAATTCAGTGCCGTCGAGCCACATGCGATGCATGACGACCGCTAGGCGACGAGCGAGTGCGACTTTCGCTTTCGCCATGCCGCGCCGCTTGGCGATCTTCATCGCCCAAGCCTTCAGCCACGACCATTTCCCCACGCGCGTCAGCAGCAGCTGGGCAGCCTCATAGAGCAAAGTGCGCATCGTGCCGTCCCCGCATAGCGATATGCAGCCGACGCGCTTGCTTTCCCCGGACTCGTGGAGCTTCGGCGTTAGTCCCAGGATCGATCCCACCGCCTTGGAGTTTCTGAAGCGCTGCGGAATGTCTATTGTCGCGGTATAGGCGAGCGCCACCACGGGGCCGACACCCGGGATCGTCATCAGGCGCCGGCAGGTGGCATCATCCTTCACCACCGCAAGGGCTTGTCTGTGCAGGCGCGCAAATTCGGTACGCAGCTTCCCTCGGGCGGCAAGCAATGGCTCCATGATCGCCGCGAGGTCGGGCATGCCTTCGGTGAGCTCCCGAATGCGCTCTTCGAACTTTGCCGTTCCCACGGCGCCAACCTTCAGCCCGAAATTGCGCAGAAGGCCGCGGATGTCGTTCTCGATGGCGATCGCCTTTTCCTGCAGCAGCTTGCGGGCCGCTAAGAGCGCCCGCCGCTTCTGGCTCGTCAGCGTCTTCACATGCACTGGGCGATACAGATTGACGCGCATCATTTGCGCGATGCCGCGCGCATCGTTGCGATCCGTCTTGTTGGGCTGCGCCTTCAGGAAGGCCTTCACATGGCGCGTCTCGATACAGATGACCGGCAATCCCGCCCTGGCCAGCCCTTCGAATAACCACTGCGACAAAGGTCCGGCTTCAAGCCCGACCCGCTCGACGTTCCAGGTCGGGTCCTTCAGCACCGCAATGAGATCGTCAGGGTGGCTGACAACCTTCACCTCACGACAGATCTTGCCGGATTCGTCGATAATGCAAACGGCAGTCTCTTTTACCGAGACATCGAGGCCAATAAAGTGCTTCATGCTGCGCTTCCTTTCCTGATGCTTGTGGCTGTTTGAACAGACCACGTTCTATCATCAGCTCGAAGCGCAGCACCTCCCTGCATCACCGTAGAAGATGGGGCGAAAGCCGAATACCCCATCTCCGGGCCGGACAATGTTCTCGATGGCGGAAGAGGTGTCCGCTGATTTCCGTAAGTTATTGAAATTGCGTGCCGCAAGGCATTGTATTTTCTCCTATTTTCCATATTTTCTATAGTGAAGTTATGGCAACGGGAATCGGGAAATGGCGCGCAACAAGCTCTCAGAAACGAAAATCAAGAAGCTAGATAAGGCCGGAATCTACAGTGATGGAGACGGCTTGTATCTCAGGGTTCGGGCGGGCGGCAGCAAGTCTTGGTTTTTCATCTATAAGCGCGAGGGAAAGCGCACTGAGCTTGGCCTAGGCGGTTACGGGCAGGGCACTGCCCCGATATCGCTAGAGCTTGCCAGAGAGAAGGCCGACGCTATCCGCCAGCGCCTTGCACGGGGCGAAGAATTGGCTAGCCGTGCTACCTTCGCGGCGATCATGGAAGACGTCATTAAGGTCAAAACGGCGACTTCCCGCAATGAGAAGCATCGTCAGCAATGGGCTATGACACTTAGGACCTATGCCAAGACCTTGCACGGGAAGCCTGTTGCTGAAATCACGCGTGACGACGTAGTTGAAACCCTTAAGCCGATTTGGGAATCGAAGCCGGAAACGGCCGACCGCACTCGCATGCGCATCGCTGCCGTCATCGATCATGCCAAGGCGCGTGGCCTCTATACCGGCGACAACCCGGCAGATTGGAAGGGCGGACTGAAAGAGCTACTGCCCGCACGTCAGAAGCTTTCGCGCGGCCATCATGAGGCAATAGAATACCAACTCATTCCGACCGTCATGGCGGGCCTGCGGGCTGCGAACGGGGTGTCTGCTCGCGCGGCCGAATTCGCCTGCTTGACGGCCTGCCGCTCTGGCGAAGTGCGCGGGATGATATGGGACGAAGTTGACCTTGACGGAGCGCTATGGATCATTCCGGCCGAACGCACCAAGCCCGGCAGAGAACATCGCATACCGTTGTCAGAACGCGCCGTCACGATCCTCAAGGCACGTCAGCAGGTGGCGACCGGGGATTTGGTATTCGAGGGCGAAAAGGAAGGGCAGGCTGTGTCAGACACAGCCATAGTTAAGGCTATCCGCGCTATCTCGAAGGGCACGGAAACGCTACATGGATTCCGCTCATCATTCCGCGACTGGGCAGGTGATGAAACACACCATCCCCGCGACGTGATCGAGGCCGCGCTCGCCCACATGGTCAAGGATAAGACGGAGGCCGCCTACCGACGCAAGGACGCGCTCGAAAAGCGCCGGAAACTTATGGCGGATTGGGCAACGTTCTGCGGTACAGCGCCAAAAAAATAAATGTTTGCAGCGCGCGAATTTTCCTCTTTGTCAAAATTGGCCAGCTCTCCCAACTGATAATTATCGGAAACGGAGAGCACCATGACAAAGACAAAATCAGTATTCGCATCCCCTTTGATGTCGCCAAAAGAAGCAGCGGCGGTCACGACAATGTCGCGGCCCTTGCTGCGCCTCATGAGCATCGAAGGCAAATTCCCCAAGCCTCGTCAGATCGGCCAACGTCGGATCGCTTACGTAAGAGCCGAGGTAGAATCTTGGGTTGCTTCGAAGGTCTCCGCCTAATGGCCGGTTTCAAGCTCGCGAGCATCATGGACGGCGTCTCCAATGAAGACATCGCGCGATACCATGCACTGCGCCTTGAAGCAGAGGCCGAAGGGCTAGACGCCTACGTTGCACGGCAGGCCAGCCAGCTTGCCAAGATGGCCGCAGCGCGCCGTCGCAAGTCAGTGATGGGCGCCCTTGAGGAATTCGGCTCCTCATTTATCAGCAGCTTCCGGCCTGTATGGGCAACCGACCTGCGCCTTGATGAAATCGAGATTGATTTCTTTATCGACGGGATGCTTGCCGACGGCGGCTTTTCGGTCCTCTCTGGTACGCCGGGCAGCCTCAAGACGTTTGCCGCAATTGACCTTGCCTGTCACGTGCAAGCGGGCATGGATTGGCATGGCCGGAACGTCCGGCAGCGGCCAGTAATTTACGTGGCGGCCGAACGCGGTGAGGAAGTCAAAAAGCGCGTTATCGCTTGGAAGCAGAACCACGGCATTACCGAGCTGGACATGCTTATCACACCTAAGCAGGTCGATTTCTTCGGGAAATGGGCTGATACGCTCGACATCGCCGACACGATGCGAGTCATTCAACACTTCTTTCGAGCCAAGGGCGGACTTGTCATCATTGATACCATGGCAATGTCGCTTGGCGATGGTGACATCAATAGCAATCAGGACGTCAAGAAGTTCACGGATAGCTGCAAGCGGATCATGGTGGAAACAGGCTCTCATGTGCTGGTAGTCCACCACGTTTCGGACAAGGGCGAGAGCGGGAAGCCGATGGGTGCGACTGCCCTTTCTGGCGCAGTCGACGCCTCATTCGTCATTAGGGAGAAGAGTGATGGCGTCCGCGAGTTGAAATGCATCAAGGCGAACAACATCGAAACGGGAATTTTTACGCATTTCAAGCCGACCGAAGTCATTGTTGGGAAGAGCCGCGACGGGGGCCACGTCAAAACGCTTGTTGTTGATCAGTGCGGGGAAGGCAAGACTAAGGCCGCAAAGCTCATGGACAACGCCAACAGCCGGGATGCTGACGTGCTGGCCGCGATCAAGGCCACGGTCGACAGCAACAATCACGTCCCGATGGGCAACGCTCGCGCCCGGTATATCCTCAACAGCCAGCCACCCGAAAACGCGACGGCTGAGGACAAGAAGCGGCTCGACAATCGGTTTGATGCCGGTATTCGCGGCCTTCTTAAGTCCGACAAAATCGAGAAGTCCGGAACATCATTAGTCCTTCTTTGAGCATGTCCTGAGCCTCCGCCACAATCTTATCTTTCCCCGTATTCCTATATACGGGAAGAAAGATCAGATGGCGGGAGGGGAAGCTCCTGCCGGACTACAACAATGCGAAAGGAAGCGAGTAAAATGCGAAGTAGGCCTATGAATGGACGAGACCGTGTCATCGCCATCTTTAATCATGCGAGAGTTTTCCACATCAACCATCGTGCTGAGTTAGAGTTTGCGCATACTCGTCTGGAACGCGTGGGCCCCGAGTATTCGAGTGTTATGACGCCGGAAAGGGCTTGGGCGGAGGTGGTCGCAATGTTTTTGAACCACAGCGACTGGATAACCCTTATTTCGCTACTTGATGAATTTGGCGAACCCGGCGCGGTGACTTGGTTGAAACGTGCCTTCCATGACCTAATGTTGGCAGACGGGACCCCGTTACTCGATTGAGCACGCAGATCTATCATTCTGCCCGATGGCGTAGGCTGCGGGAGCCGCTGGAGGTCATGCGATGGTTGGTGGAATTGAAAAGCGCCCCGCGAGGGGCGCTCGTATTGCTGCGGTCGCTTGGGAGGGCGAAAATTATGCGCGTTGGTACTGGAGATGACTTTCCAGCCAGTCGTTAACTTCCTTTGGCCCCCAGCCCGTGTACGGGCGGGACAGGGTAATAATGTAGCAGTTGTCGTTGTTGTCCAAATAGGGCTTCAGGCGACTGTAAACCTGCTCAGCCGTTTCATTGGTGGAGATCGCGTAGGACGACTCCGAGAGCTTCGCCCAGTTGCCGCCTTTCTTGATCTCCTTGAGGATATCAGGACGCTTGACTTCCTTGTTCAGGTCGT from Rhizobium sullae includes:
- a CDS encoding AAA family ATPase, which gives rise to MAGFKLASIMDGVSNEDIARYHALRLEAEAEGLDAYVARQASQLAKMAAARRRKSVMGALEEFGSSFISSFRPVWATDLRLDEIEIDFFIDGMLADGGFSVLSGTPGSLKTFAAIDLACHVQAGMDWHGRNVRQRPVIYVAAERGEEVKKRVIAWKQNHGITELDMLITPKQVDFFGKWADTLDIADTMRVIQHFFRAKGGLVIIDTMAMSLGDGDINSNQDVKKFTDSCKRIMVETGSHVLVVHHVSDKGESGKPMGATALSGAVDASFVIREKSDGVRELKCIKANNIETGIFTHFKPTEVIVGKSRDGGHVKTLVVDQCGEGKTKAAKLMDNANSRDADVLAAIKATVDSNNHVPMGNARARYILNSQPPENATAEDKKRLDNRFDAGIRGLLKSDKIEKSGTSLVLL
- a CDS encoding helix-turn-helix transcriptional regulator → MTKTKSVFASPLMSPKEAAAVTTMSRPLLRLMSIEGKFPKPRQIGQRRIAYVRAEVESWVASKVSA
- a CDS encoding IS110 family transposase; translated protein: MKHFIGLDVSVKETAVCIIDESGKICREVKVVSHPDDLIAVLKDPTWNVERVGLEAGPLSQWLFEGLARAGLPVICIETRHVKAFLKAQPNKTDRNDARGIAQMMRVNLYRPVHVKTLTSQKRRALLAARKLLQEKAIAIENDIRGLLRNFGLKVGAVGTAKFEERIRELTEGMPDLAAIMEPLLAARGKLRTEFARLHRQALAVVKDDATCRRLMTIPGVGPVVALAYTATIDIPQRFRNSKAVGSILGLTPKLHESGESKRVGCISLCGDGTMRTLLYEAAQLLLTRVGKWSWLKAWAMKIAKRRGMAKAKVALARRLAVVMHRMWLDGTEFRWTREAMTSAS
- a CDS encoding tyrosine-type recombinase/integrase yields the protein MARNKLSETKIKKLDKAGIYSDGDGLYLRVRAGGSKSWFFIYKREGKRTELGLGGYGQGTAPISLELAREKADAIRQRLARGEELASRATFAAIMEDVIKVKTATSRNEKHRQQWAMTLRTYAKTLHGKPVAEITRDDVVETLKPIWESKPETADRTRMRIAAVIDHAKARGLYTGDNPADWKGGLKELLPARQKLSRGHHEAIEYQLIPTVMAGLRAANGVSARAAEFACLTACRSGEVRGMIWDEVDLDGALWIIPAERTKPGREHRIPLSERAVTILKARQQVATGDLVFEGEKEGQAVSDTAIVKAIRAISKGTETLHGFRSSFRDWAGDETHHPRDVIEAALAHMVKDKTEAAYRRKDALEKRRKLMADWATFCGTAPKK